From Elusimicrobiota bacterium:
CAGTTCTGCCGTAAGTTACATTTATAGCGGCAAACCGAACGAGATTCTCGCCTGCAGGTCCGATTGCGGCAACTTTTATATCTATATCGCCGAGTTCTGTTCTTAGTATCTCTTCAGTTTGATAAGTATCCTTACCCCATATATGTTTTGCGTCTTTTATCTCGCAGATGCCGTCTTCTATCCTGAGATAAACCGGTTTTGCAGATTTGCCTTCAACTATTATAAAATCAAACCCTGCATATTTTAACTCAGGCGCAAAAAAACCACCGCTGGAAGCATCTCCGTAAATCCCGGTCAATGGAGATTTAGAAATCACCGAAAGCCGACCTGAAGATGGCCATATAGTTCCTGTCAAAGGACCTGTTGCAAAAATAATTTTGTTTTTTGCTGATAGCGGGTCAATATTTTCAGGCACTTCATCCCACAGAATTTTCGTACCAAAACCGTTCCCACCGAGATAGTTTTCTGCCATCCCTTCAGACAGTTCACAAATTTCAACTTTTCGTCTTGTTAAGTCAATCCTCAAATACTTACCTATATAACCTTTGTATCTGAACATTTTGAAGTTTTGAGACAACCTGTTTTCTTTTTTTGTTCGCTATTTTATCGTCAGTAATAAGTTCTATTGCTCCGTAAGGACAGAATCTTTCGCATTCAGGCTGGCCATCGCATAAATCACATTTTATTGGGGTACCTTTTTCAATATCAATAAAAAGGTTCATACTACGAACATATGCCACAGAATTTCACAGAATCTCACAGAATTTCTGTTAAGTTTTTTGCTTTCAGTGTTATTCTGTGTATTTCTGTGGTTATCTTTTAATCCTGTAAATCCTGTCAGGTTCTTTTTTTGTTAACATTTACTTCCTACTTCAGTGGGTTTCTTTAATTTCAGCCGACTGTCGTGCCAGAGGCAGATCCGCCTTGGCGGAAAGTCGGGTATAAATCTTTACAGCAAGTCCTGAGAACCGCAACTAAAGTTGCGTAGAAGCTGGAAGGACGGGTTTTACCATTTCTAATAATGCGTCTTCAAAACATTTTAGTGGTGCGTCAAGTATTCCGGCACCGACCTGACCTATACCGGCTTTTTTGTGTGCGATACCGGTATTTATGATTGGTGTAATCTGTGTTTCTACAATTTTTCGGATATCAAAACATACAGGCGCACCTGCAAAATCAAGTTGAGGTATCTGATAATTTGGATGTTTTCCGATGGTAATTTTATACATTTTTTTTGTTGCATTGAGTGCATCCTGTGGAGTTCCGCCTACAAATTTTACGATTGCTGGTGATGCTGCCATTGCATTCGCACCGATACCTGCGGTTTCAGAAATCGTTGAATCGCCCAAATCCGGGTTAGCATCTTTTTCAGAAAAGCCGGCAAAATAGAGTCCTTTCGGCTGACCAGCAGTCGCGGTGAACCATTTCTCGCCAAGCCCGGCAATTTTTATTCCGATTTCGGTTCCATTTCTTGCCATACAGGAAACGACGGTAGAATTTTTTAATCCAACAATTGTATCACAGGCGGACTTACAGGCAGCCATAGATAGATTCAGAAAGAAATGTGGATTATTGGATATAAATTTTACAACTTCATAAATTGTATTTGTATCTAAATCAGTTTTTAATAAGTAAGGCAGTATTTCTTTCAGAAAAAGACCTGTTGCTGCGACATTTCTATTATGGCATTCATCACCCATAGTAAGCGCCTGTGCGGTCAAATTTTTTATATTCAGCCCACCTGAAAGTTTGATTGCTTTCTTTATAGCAGGTGCAAGCACATTTTCCATCCATTTCAGTCGGTCAATCACATCAGACGAGTTTGCACCAAATCGTAAGACCTTGCCAAGCCCTTCGTTCAAAGTTGAGTATGCCAGGTTGCCACCAGTTTCGTTTTTTACAACAAAAACGAACATTGATGCTGAGATTATCCCCGCCATAGGACCGACTGCGTTATGCTGATGACAGGGTGCAAATTTTATATTACCTTTTGCTGCAATTATTTCTGCTTCGTGTTCATCTTTTACAAAGCCCTCATAAATTAACGCACCCGTAATCGCACCGCGAACAGGTCCACACATTCTATCCCAACTAATTGGTGGACCTGCGTGCAGAATTGTGGTTTTATCCATTTCATGTATTACATCTTGTGCAGGACAGATATCTACAAGAACCGGCTGGGCGTTTGTTATTTTTGAGTATGCGGTTTTGTTTGCAGTTTCAACTTCTTCTGTATTTAATTTTATCAATGCAGTTATCAATTCTGGATTCCCGCCAGCAGGTGGTTTAAAATCAACTTGCACAACATCACAACCAACTGACCTCATAGATTCAGCGAATGATTTTAATCCTAAATTTAACACTTTTAGTTTCTGCCCGAAAAGTTCACCTGCCATGCAACAGACCTCCCAAAAACTCTAATCGTTTCTTACACAATTTTTTTAGTGCAGCGGTTGAAGACGGTATTTTTTTATTTGGTAGCCATCGTTCTTCATAGACCTGTTTGAGTGTTAAGCCGGTATGTGAAAGTTTCCGCCAGTAATCAATCACATCAGTAAGATGCATGGAATAATTAAACGCACGCGAGCCAACATCGTAGACAACACAGCGTTCAAGCGGATAGGTTATTTTTTCATATTGTGATTTTGCAAACTCCGGTGTAATCAGCGCATTTTTTTTTACAAGGTCGGTACCTGGCAAACATATTGTGAACTCGTTTTTATCCTGCGGGACTACAAATCTGCCTTCAAAATATATAAGAATCGTTTCTGCATAATCAAAATGGTTCTGGTATAGTTTGTGATACTTTGCGAGAATCTCTTCAGCACGTTTGCAGCCGATTGT
This genomic window contains:
- a CDS encoding DUF1116 domain-containing protein; translated protein: MAGELFGQKLKVLNLGLKSFAESMRSVGCDVVQVDFKPPAGGNPELITALIKLNTEEVETANKTAYSKITNAQPVLVDICPAQDVIHEMDKTTILHAGPPISWDRMCGPVRGAITGALIYEGFVKDEHEAEIIAAKGNIKFAPCHQHNAVGPMAGIISASMFVFVVKNETGGNLAYSTLNEGLGKVLRFGANSSDVIDRLKWMENVLAPAIKKAIKLSGGLNIKNLTAQALTMGDECHNRNVAATGLFLKEILPYLLKTDLDTNTIYEVVKFISNNPHFFLNLSMAACKSACDTIVGLKNSTVVSCMARNGTEIGIKIAGLGEKWFTATAGQPKGLYFAGFSEKDANPDLGDSTISETAGIGANAMAASPAIVKFVGGTPQDALNATKKMYKITIGKHPNYQIPQLDFAGAPVCFDIRKIVETQITPIINTGIAHKKAGIGQVGAGILDAPLKCFEDALLEMVKPVLPASTQL